A region of Hemicordylus capensis ecotype Gifberg chromosome 17, rHemCap1.1.pri, whole genome shotgun sequence DNA encodes the following proteins:
- the LOC128338748 gene encoding ficolin-2-like, with the protein MKRDVVQNLIPLLCLVLVAGAAAEEENTCPEVSIVGLGGNEKLAILRGCPGAPGAPGLRGPPGAVGARGESGPPGIPGKAGPPGVKGEKGETGAPGEKGDRGDPGPLGQIGEKELNEIQCKQGPKNCKELLAKGVVLSGWYTIYPQDCTPLTVLCDMDTDGGGWIVFQKRVDGSVDFYRDWSAYKRGFGSRLAGFWLGNDNIHLLSSLGENELRVDLTDFDNQHTFATYQSFRIAAETDQYRLALGSFLEGTAGDSLSGHNSMPFSTKDRQQDPSNSQCAVTYKGAWWYNACHTSNLNGIYWLGAHSTFADGVNWQTGKGYYYSYKRSEMKFRPRA; encoded by the exons ATGAAGAGAGACGTGGTGCAGAACCTGATCCCCTTGCTCTGTCTCGTGCTGGTCGCCGGTGCGGCTGCAGAGGAGGAGAACACCTGCCCAG AGGTGAGCATCGTGGGCCTGGGCGGAAATGAGAAGCTGGCCATCCTCAGGGGGTGCCCCGGGGCCCCTGGTGCGCCAGGACTCCGGGGTCCTCCAGGTGCTGTTGGTGCAAGAG GCGAGAGCGGACCTCCGGGAATCCCAGGAAAGGCCGGCCCGCCGGGGGTGAAAG GAGAGAAGGGAGAAACAGGCGCTCCTGGAGAGAAAG GCGACAGAGGAGACCCAGGGCCCCTAGGACAAATAG GAGAGAAAGAGCTGAATGAGATCCAGTGTAAGCAAG GCccaaagaactgcaaagagctcctggccaagGGAGTGGTCCTGAGCGGCTGGTACACCATCTACCCACAGGACTGCACGCCGCTGACGGTGCTGTGTGACATGGACACCGATGGAGGCGGGTGGATT GTCTTCCAGAAGCGGGTGGACGGCTCTGTGGATTTCTATCGGGATTGGAGTGCTTACAAGAGAGGGTTTGGAAGCCGGCTTGCTGGATTCTGGTTGGGGAATGACAACATCCACCTGTTGAGCAGTTTAG GAGAGAACGAGCTGCGTGTGGATCTCACCGATTTCGACAATCAACACACATTCGCCACATATCAGTCCTTCAGGATTGCAGCAGAAACGGATCAATACAGGCTGGCACTCGGAAGCTTCCTTGAGGGCACTGCAG GCGATTCCCTCTCCGGCCacaacagcatgcctttctccaCCAAAGACCGGCAGCAAGACCCGAGCAACAGCCAATGCGCGGTGACCTACAAGGGGGCCTGGTGGTACAACGCTTGCCACACCTCCAACCTCAATGGGATCTACTGGCTGGGGGCACACAGCACTTTTGCTGACGGGGTGAACTGGCAGACTGGCAAAGGGTACTACTATTCCTACAAGCGCTCAGAAATGAAATTCAGGCCCCGGGCTTAG
- the LOC128338747 gene encoding N-acetyllactosaminide alpha-1,3-galactosyltransferase-like isoform X1 gives MMISRGKTILLWVFFLAIFSMAVFTYLDGRDGTLMWMYRRGVKFIKLKIQMEDWIDFSTWLDSRFEFANTEPKGMPLTEWFDPRLRREVSTLTSWGAPIIWDGTFQTSLLDDHYKQRKVTVGLTVFAIGKYLDKYLKNFLVSANTFFMPGHNVIFYIMVDNVSRVPQFELGPLRKLRIFQVSKEQRWQDVSMMRMKTIADLVESQIAHEVDFLFCMDVDQVFQSSYGVETLDESVAQIQAWFYKAEKEDFTYERRPESAAYISYEEGDYYYHGAVFGGTPLHVLNLTRKCYEGIREDKKQNLEAVWHDESHLNKYYLLHKPNKVLSPEYCWDYNIGGSHEIKKIKLSWMPKEYYEVRSDD, from the exons ATGATGATTTCTCGTGGGAAGACCATTCTGCTGTGGGTGTTTTTCCTCGCCATCTTCTCCATGGCCGTTTTCACTTACCTGGATGG cagggacgGGACGTTGATGTGGATGTACCGTAG AGGTGTGAAGTTCATAAAGTTAAAAATCCAAATGGAGGACTGGATCGATTTCTCCACCTGGCTAGATTCAAG GTTTGAATTTGCCAACACAGAGCCCAAAGGAATGCCGTTGACTGAGTGGTTTGATCCAAG ACTTCGAAGAGAGGTGTCCACCCTGACCTCCTGGGGAGCCCCCATCATATGGGACGGGACCTTCCAGACCTCTCTCTTGGACGACCACTACAAGCAACGCAAAGTCACCGTCGGCTTGACGGTTTTCGCCATTGGGAA gTACCTGGACAAATATTTGAAGAACTTCTTGGTCTCCGCGAACACCTTCTTCATGCCTGGCCACAACGTGATCTTCTACATCATGGTGGACAACGTCTCCAGAGTGCCACAGTTCGAGCTGGGGCCCTTGCGGAAGCTGAGAATCTTCCAAGTCAGCAAGGAGCAGCGTTGGCAGGACGTCAGCATGATGCGGATGAAAACCATCGCGGACCTCGTCGAAAGCCAAATCGCCCATGAGGTGGATTTCCTCTTCTGCATGGACGTCGACCAGGTCTTCCAGAGCAGCTACGGGGTAGAGACGCTGGACGAATCAGTGGCCCAGATCCAAGCCTGGTTTTATAAGGCAGAGAAGGAGGATTTCACATACGAGCGGCGCCCGGAGTCCGCTGCGTACATCTCTTACGAGGAGGGGGACTATTATTACCACGGGGCCGTGTTTGGAGGGACCCCGCTGCACGTCCTCAACCTCACCAGGAAGTGCTACGAAGGCATCCGAGAGGACAAAAAGCAGAATCTGGAAGCCGTGTGGCATGACGAGAGCCACTTAAACAAATACTACCTCCTCCACAAACCGAACAAGGTGTTATCGCCTGAATACTGCTGGGACTACAACATTGGTGGATCTCACGAAATTAAAAAGATCAAGTTGTCCTGGATGCCAAAGGAATACTATGAGGTACGGAGCGATGACTGA
- the LOC128338747 gene encoding N-acetyllactosaminide alpha-1,3-galactosyltransferase-like isoform X2: MMISRGKTILLWVFFLAIFSMAVFTYLDGDGTLMWMYRRGVKFIKLKIQMEDWIDFSTWLDSRFEFANTEPKGMPLTEWFDPRLRREVSTLTSWGAPIIWDGTFQTSLLDDHYKQRKVTVGLTVFAIGKYLDKYLKNFLVSANTFFMPGHNVIFYIMVDNVSRVPQFELGPLRKLRIFQVSKEQRWQDVSMMRMKTIADLVESQIAHEVDFLFCMDVDQVFQSSYGVETLDESVAQIQAWFYKAEKEDFTYERRPESAAYISYEEGDYYYHGAVFGGTPLHVLNLTRKCYEGIREDKKQNLEAVWHDESHLNKYYLLHKPNKVLSPEYCWDYNIGGSHEIKKIKLSWMPKEYYEVRSDD; the protein is encoded by the exons ATGATGATTTCTCGTGGGAAGACCATTCTGCTGTGGGTGTTTTTCCTCGCCATCTTCTCCATGGCCGTTTTCACTTACCTGGATGG ggacgGGACGTTGATGTGGATGTACCGTAG AGGTGTGAAGTTCATAAAGTTAAAAATCCAAATGGAGGACTGGATCGATTTCTCCACCTGGCTAGATTCAAG GTTTGAATTTGCCAACACAGAGCCCAAAGGAATGCCGTTGACTGAGTGGTTTGATCCAAG ACTTCGAAGAGAGGTGTCCACCCTGACCTCCTGGGGAGCCCCCATCATATGGGACGGGACCTTCCAGACCTCTCTCTTGGACGACCACTACAAGCAACGCAAAGTCACCGTCGGCTTGACGGTTTTCGCCATTGGGAA gTACCTGGACAAATATTTGAAGAACTTCTTGGTCTCCGCGAACACCTTCTTCATGCCTGGCCACAACGTGATCTTCTACATCATGGTGGACAACGTCTCCAGAGTGCCACAGTTCGAGCTGGGGCCCTTGCGGAAGCTGAGAATCTTCCAAGTCAGCAAGGAGCAGCGTTGGCAGGACGTCAGCATGATGCGGATGAAAACCATCGCGGACCTCGTCGAAAGCCAAATCGCCCATGAGGTGGATTTCCTCTTCTGCATGGACGTCGACCAGGTCTTCCAGAGCAGCTACGGGGTAGAGACGCTGGACGAATCAGTGGCCCAGATCCAAGCCTGGTTTTATAAGGCAGAGAAGGAGGATTTCACATACGAGCGGCGCCCGGAGTCCGCTGCGTACATCTCTTACGAGGAGGGGGACTATTATTACCACGGGGCCGTGTTTGGAGGGACCCCGCTGCACGTCCTCAACCTCACCAGGAAGTGCTACGAAGGCATCCGAGAGGACAAAAAGCAGAATCTGGAAGCCGTGTGGCATGACGAGAGCCACTTAAACAAATACTACCTCCTCCACAAACCGAACAAGGTGTTATCGCCTGAATACTGCTGGGACTACAACATTGGTGGATCTCACGAAATTAAAAAGATCAAGTTGTCCTGGATGCCAAAGGAATACTATGAGGTACGGAGCGATGACTGA
- the LOC128339054 gene encoding translation initiation factor IF-2-like, whose amino-acid sequence MSTISKFGADPPCFARGTTSPARSHQARSPLRVSAAVPSALALILCAACEYSRENRQTSPNARPAPAAAPAAALCLAAAAANYLQRLLTQNCEPALQAPPAEGGSAFSNPRRAERDGGSGKQLRRGCHHSRKSFPRPGTVAFLGSQGLGRGGLLGEAELGPGRGDMPPPSRRERLLEWRPSPGISRFPWQAGQGHPTRGDLENIPRHLIQERDSIISGCCWGLSSVSFLDCEPFGDREPSLFVCSFIYICVNSFGNLLV is encoded by the exons ATGTCGACCATCTCCAAGTTTGG ggcagacccaccCTGCTTCGCTCGGGGGACGACGAGTCCTGCTCGCTCCCACCAGGCCCGCTCTCCCCTGCGCGTCTCCGCTGCAGTCCCAAGCGCGCTCGCTCTCATCCTGTGCGCTGCGTGTGAATACTCCCGAGAAAACAGACAGACTTCCCCAAATGCCCGTCCGGcaccagcagctgctcctgctgccgctttgtgtctggcggcggcggcggcgaattACCTGCAGCGCCTTCTAACTCAGAACTGCGAGCCGGCTTTGCAAGCACCACCAGCCGAAGGGGGAAGCGCCTTTTCCAATCCGCGGCGGGCCGAGAGAGACGGGGGAAGCGGCAAGCAGCTGCGGCGTGGGTGCCACCATTCCCGCAAGAGCTTCCCCCGCCCGGGGACTGTGGCTTTCCTCGGCAGCCAAGGTCTCGGGCGGGGCGGGCTGCTCGGGGAAGCCGAACTTGGACCCGGCCGCGGCGACATGCCCCCGCCAAGCAGGAGGGAGCGGCTGCTGGAGTGG AGGCCAAGCCCTGGCATCAGTCGTTTCCCTTGGCAGGCAGGCCAGGGTCACCCAACCAGAGGAGACCTAGAGAACATTCCCAGGCATCTAATTCAGGAGAGGGACAGCAtcatcagtggctgttgctggggtctctcttctgtttcttttttagattgtgagccctttggggacagggagccctctttgtttgtttgttcatttatttatatctgtgtaaacagctttgggaacttattGGTTTGA